Within the Bradyrhizobium ottawaense genome, the region GAGTTCATTGTGGCCGAAGCGACGGTAGCACACTAAGTCCACAACTATATCCGCATGAAACCGGAAGCGGTAATCAGCTGCAATTTGCGCTGCCCGAATTACCGCGTCGACGTCGTCGGCGTTTACATGCAAAACAGGAGCACCAATCGTACGCGCAACGTCAGTACAATAGATCGACGTCCTTCCGCATTTCGGATCCGTAGTGAACCCTACTTGATTGTTGATAACGACATGAATAGTACCGCCGGTTTCGTAAGCTGGAATCTGGCTGAGTTGAAGCACTTCGCAGACTACACCCTGTCCGGCGAACGCGGCGTCGGTGTGTACCAATAGTCCAGCGACACGACGTATGCCCTCCTCCCGGCTGGCAAACCGGTCCTGTCGCGCTCGTACCCTTCCCAGGGCAACACCATTGATGGCTTCCAGGTGCGACGGGTTGTGGCAATAGAGCAACTTCACATTTGCGTCGCCGAAGTATCGCTCCGTCTCGTGGCCGAAGTGATAAGGGACGTCTCCAGAGGCCTTGACATCTTCTGGAAAGGGCCGCCCTCCCTTAAAATCGTGCAGAAGGGCCGTCAGCGGCTTCTTCAATACGTTAGCTAAAACGTTCATTCGACCGCGCGCAGTGCCGCCTATCACAATATCGCGGAGTCCGTTCTCGGCGCACCGAGCCAAGACCGCTTCGAACCAAGGGATCAACGCTTCGGCGCCATCCGCACCAAACCGCTTCTTGCCGACGAAACGGAGGTTGAAAAAACGCTCGAACTCATGCGCGCGGATGATGTCTTCAGCGGCTCGGCCGCGCATGCTGTTGTCGATTGTTTCAATACTTCCCTCCGCCACTGCATAGATCCAATTTCGCGCGGCCGTATTGTCAACGTGGGCACAGTCGAAACCGATGCTACCTGCGTATATGCCATTCAGACGCGCGTGCAGGTTACGCAGTGTCGGCGGTGATACGTCATAAGCAAGAGAAGCACTGATCTCATCGTCAAGGGCCTCCCCAGATATCCCGTGGTAGCCTGGATCGAGCTCCGGAGGTCGTGGTTGCTTCCACAGTTCCAAGGGATCGAGCTTTGCCGCGAGGTGCCCGCGCTGGCGATAGGCGTCAATTAGACGCGCAGCAGCGACTTCCGTTACAAAGTTCGAGCCTCCACCTACCAGTGAGGCTTTTCCCCACATTTCATCGAAGTATGGCTTCCAACTTCCATCGACTGATTTCGGGTCGCGCATGTAACGATCGTAGAGATCAATCACGTAATCCGCGCTAACGGCTGATAAATTCATATGACGCCCGGCCTCATTACAGACTGACTGGCAAGGCCACTTGATTGAAGCCAATTGCCGCATGCAATCTCCTCGGCTTCCGCAGCCCGGGCAAATAAAGAGAAATGATGGGAGGTATCAGCACAACAAGGCTTCCGCGCGGCGCGTAATCTGTCAGGTTAGCAAATTGCATGACGTCTTCTACTCACGTTCGTCGATCGACAGAAGAGAACATCTTTCACGGCGACGGCGGATCTCGTCGCATGCCGACGCCAGCGTGCTGGCAGGTCAGTGACGACGGATCGGACTCTCAAGGATTGAAGTGTATCGTACGATACAGCAACGCCCTGCGCAGACGGGTCATACTGGTAATAAACCGAATACTTGAGAGGGAACCCGTGGTGAAACTGACGGAACAAGGTCTCGCCCGCCCAAACAGCGCAAAAGCAATTGCTGTCGCGAGCATGGTGAACGACGGCAGATTGCTTGCCGCAGTTATGCCGATGCCTTCTCGAGGTCAAGCACTTCGGTCCGCCGCGATGGAAAGGCGAACCCGGTCCTACCCAATTTCAGACTTTCGATGAACAGGACCGCAGGAGGGCTTTCACGTCTATGACCACAATCCAGCCGGCGTGTGAAGTCCAACCCCGCGGGACGCCAGATGGCGGCCTATCGCATGAGGATTGCTCGCATGGCTTGACTAAACCGGGGGCCCCCATGCTTCGGCAGTGGCGCCAACGCATGTCCGTTAAGAATTGCGCCTTGAGAAGCTTCTCACCGCTCGACTTCAATTACATTCGCCCCCTTCTGCAGCCCGTGACCTTGAAACGACGTGCCGTGTTGCAAGAGCCCAACAGAGGTATCGAGTACATAAATTTTGTCGAAACGGGAATTATCTCGCTGATGACAGTTGCCACCGGAAGCATCCTCGAAACAGCGATGGTTAGTTCACGCGGCTTCGCTCCAGCGTCCGCCGTCCTCGGCGCAAGAACATCCGCCCATAGGTCAATCGTACTCGTCTCGGGACACGCGTTACGAATTCGTTCTGACGATTTGAAGCGCTTGATGATCGAGCGACCTCAGATTCGGGAAACTCTTTTGCAGTACGTTCAATCACTTATGGTTCACGGCTCGCAACGGGCGCTTTGCGGGGTACGACATCAACTCGATCAACGTTTGGCCTGCTGGCTTTGTCTAGCGTGCGATGCACTTGACGACGATGTCCTTCCCGTAACGCATGATCATCTTTCAACAATCCTGGGGTTCCGGCGAGCTGGCGTCACTCAAACATTGAACCTTTTCGAAGAGCAAGGACTGGTCGGGAAAATGCGAGGGGTTTTGCAGATACTCGATCGTCACCGGTTAGAGCAGAGAGCATGCTGTTGCTACAGACGAATTGCGACTGCCGATGGACGGACGAGTTCGCCGGACTACGCGGCTGCTTCCCTCCCCCAATCAATGCAACGCTGATCAGCGTCACACTGTGCCTGATCAGCAACTATGGGCTTGCAAATTGCGTTGCATCGCGAATCCGTTGATGGGGAGGAGACGAACCCCTAGCAAGAGCAGAGGTGGACAATGCGGAATAGCGGGGGACCGGATGTCGCATCATCAATTGATGTCGATCGTCTGAATTTGATAACATCATTCGTGTCGGTAGCGGAACATCTCAGTTTCATTGCTGCCGCCAACGTTATTGGCACTTCTCCATCGACGATTAGTCGAAAGGTATCGCGATTAGAAGATGCGCTCGGTCTCCGGCTGTTCGAGAGGACCACGCGTCGCGTCGCGTTGACTGAGGCAGGACGGTTATACCACGCGCAATGCGTACAAATTGTTAACCATTTGGCCAACGCGGATGCAATGATTGCATCCCTCAACTCGGAGCCGAACGGCCAATTGCGCGTAAGCTTTCCTATTGCTTTCGGCCGGCTTCAGCTTTCCGCAATCATCAGCGAATTTCTCGACACCTATCCGAAGGTAAAAGTGGAGGCCAACTATACGGATCGTTTCGTCGATCTAATCGAGGAATCTTATGATGCGGTCGTGCGGATCGGAAGCTTGCCGGATTCGAATCTGGTCGCGCGCAAAATTGCCGCGAACCGCAGGCTCGTCGTTGCGTCGCCGGCCTATCTTGAGCGACAGGGCGTTCCTCATGAGCCCGCCGACCTTGTGTCGCACCGTTGTCTAAGATTCAGTCGTTATTCCGCATCCGGGAGTGTCTGGCGTTTCAAGCGAGATAGCCGGATCGACGAGATCAAAATCTCTGGTGAATTTAGATCGGACAGTTCCGAGGCGATCTACGAAACGGTTCTGCGCGGGCGGGGGATCGGACTGGTTGCCAGCTATCTCTGCAATCATAGTATCGAGAGAGGCGATCTCGTTCTTCTTCTGCCGGAGTGGACCAGCGTGCCCGAAGCAGGTGTCTATGTCGCCTACAGCAGCAGCAGACACCTCGCGCCCAAAATCAGGGTGTTTTCCGATTTCCTGGTTCGAAAGCTGAAAAACGTGCCGTGGTAGGCACGAGCCGTAGGAGCTGGGATATCGGTGACCGTCGTAGCCCGGGGCGCCGGCGCAGTATTCAAACGACGGCATAGAATGAATGGCTCTTGCTGCAGATGAATTTGGCAGAACCCCTCGTCAATAAGATTCCAAGGCTACTTTCTCCAAGGACGCGCAGCTTCTGATAAACGCAGGCTGCCGTTCACTTTTCTGTCTGCTCCATCAGCCCGAAAGTAAGGACAATAAACGGACCGGCCGGAAGGCCGTGATGCGCAGTCAACGATTCGAATACCGCGGATCCTTTGTCTTCCGATGTGATCCGATCTTTTGAGTTTTCTGATATCGCCAGAGTCATAGTCAATAAATGTTTCCCACGTGTCAGCAAGATCTCACGTCGGAACAGGTCTCGAGCGTCCACGACCTCTGATCTCAGGGGATTTACGCGACAAGGTCGTACAACCGGGCGATTTGTGAAATCGAAAAGCCTCCGGCGGGCATGCCGGAGGCTTTGGAGCTTTAACAAGAGATGGGTGTCTAAACTCTCCCAGTGTTGTTGTGCAAACGAACGTTTGGCGGAGAAGAACGTCGGACACCCCGTTCCGAGCAGAGGAGCGAACGTGTGCGAGGCGCGCGACGTAGAACGTCGTCGCGCTGCCATATTGGCAGATTAAGTCGGGGACGAGGGACGAAGCATTGTACGCAAGCGGACGAAACACAGCACAACTTCCTACCTGTGTTCTTCGAGTACCAGGTGCGTACGTTTTAGTACACACTTTCGAAACAGGATCATACGTTTGCGGAAAACAACTCTTTCGTTGATCTAGACGCTAACTTATATGAGATTCGAAGCGGTCGAGCCTAGTTGCTCGTCTTTCCCGTCCCTGCGATCGTCGTATCGCGGGATACACCACAGGGGTCTTGCACCATGAAATCAGCCGGCGACGATCCGCTCGTTTCTACCGATTGGCTCGCAGCGCGCCTCGACGATCCTGCGATCCGGATCATTGATGCGTCCTACAAGATGCCCGGAATGCTGCCCCTGCCGGCGGACGATTTTCTCGGCGCGCATATTCCAGGCGCGGTGTTTTTCGATATCGACGCCATTGCCGACCAAAATGATCAATTGCCGCATATGTATCCAGATGCCGCGCAGTTCGAGAAAGACATTTCCGCGCTCGGCATATCCTCTGGCGATACCGTGATCACCTATGATTCCGGCGCCTGGGTCGCGGCGCCCCGTGCCTGGTGGATGTTCCTGTCGTTCGGCCACGGCAAGGTAAAGGTGTTGGATGGGGGCCTGCGGAAGTGGCTCCGCGAAGGACATCCGGTCCATTCTGGCAAGGTCATGCCGGACCTTGGATGCTTCAAGGCGGAGTTCGACTCGCGCTTTATCCGCAACAAGCAACAATTGCTTCGCAATCTGGAAACACAAGCGGAGCAATTGATTGACGCCCGCCCGCGTGCTCGCTTCGAAGGGATCGTAGCCGAGCCGCGACCCGGGAGGCGCTCCGGTCACATTCCTGGCAGCCGCAACGTGCCCTACGTCGAACTGTTCGACGCCGAAACCGGCACGATGAAGCCGCTCGAAGATCTGCGAACGGCGTTCACGCATTCGGGCATCGAACTGACAAAACCGATTGTCACGACTTGTGGCTCGGGCGTGTCCGCAGTGGTCCTGACCTTGGCGCTTCATCGGCTAGGTGTGCGCGGCACTGCTGTCTACGACGGCTCGTGGGCCGAATGGGGTCTGCCTCATGGACCGCCGGTCGCGACCGGCCCCGGCTAATTTCAGAACGCCAGCTAATGCCGGTTTGGTCGGCATCACCAGAAATCCAACCGGCTGAGGAAAATCCGATTTTTCCGATGGCACGCGATCACGCCATTCCGATCGGTGAGTGGTATCGAGAATGATCTATTCCGAAGACCAAATAGAAGAACCAAGAGGACTTTGCGGATCGCTACCTATAAAGGCCTTGCTCGACCGCGCTGGTCGGTTGCCAATTTGGCTCCAATCAACTGGGTACGCCAAGCATTGAGGCGTCCCGTTGCCGAACTGCTGATTGCCGCAGCCGCGCGCCGATAAGTTTCAATAATGACTGAAGCGTCTGACGTCGGACAGCTCCGGCCCGACCAGCTCGCGGCCGTCAACGGTCGCTCCTTGCCTGTATATCAGGCTTACCAGAGCAAGGACCAATTCTTCATTTTTCGAGCGCAGTGAGCAGAGACGGACAATCTCGGGTTTTCCGTGATATTCCCAAAAGTCCTACAGAAAAGCTGATTAGATCTAGCTGGTGAGATAGACTCTCGCCATTGACCCTTCGAATCCCTCTGCGTTCGTCGTATGGTCTTTGACCCGGCTCTGGCTGATCGTCAACCACGAGGCCATCACAATGGGGAAATTGGGAACATCACGCATGACGATGTCTTGGATTTTTATCCATTTCGCAATGCGATCCTGCTTGTCGAGCGTCACCGCCGTCTCTTCCAGCAACGCATCGACCTCAGGATTGTTGTAGGCTGTACCGTTCGAGAACGGGACACCCTTGATCAAGTTCTTCGACCAGTACAGGCGTTGAACGCCAACCTGCGGATCGAACAGATTGCTGATCGAAGCCAGATGCAGCGCGAACGCACGATCGCTGTACACGCGCTTGACCAATGTCCCCATGTCTTGACCACGCAGTTCCACGCCAATTCCCGCGCGGCTCATCGCTGACCGCAAGAACTCCCCGAGCACCCGCTGGTCGTCGCCGGTGTAATCCATTGTCAGTGTGAAGCGCATCCCGCTTCCTGCCCGCGCGTAGCCAGCCTCGTCAAGAAGCTTTGCAGCAGCCGCGACATTATAGGGATAGGGCGATAGCTTACTATTGTGAAATTCCTTATGATAGGGAACGATCGGTGCCGCCGATGGAACGGCATTGCCGAAGAACACGATCTTGCAGATCGTTTCGCGGTCGATGCAATGCGCAATGGCTTGGCGAACTTTGAGGTCTTTTAGATATTCGTTTTCGAGATTGGCCTCGATAATGATGATGTTAGGTGGATCATAGACATATCCATTTTCATCGAACGATATTTTCGGATTCTTTTTCAGCCTCTCGACATCTCGATAGGGCACCGGCGTGCGGTAGCCGAGGTCGACGTCTGCGGTCTCGAAAGCGATCGTGCGCGCGGCCGGGTCGGAGATGAAGCGGGCGACCAATCGATCAACATAGGGCAACGGCTTATTCCAGTAATTCGGATTGCGGTCCCATATGACATGACTGCCGCGGACCCATTCCCTGAAAACGTAGGGACCGGTTCCAATCGGAGCTGCGTTGTTGACGTGGGTCAGCGGGTCTGCGTCGCCGTACCGGTGCTTTGGCACGACCGGAGATTCCCCCGACGACAACGCCGATAGCAGGTATGGTGTCGGCTTCCCCAGGTGAAGAATAACCGTGTATTTGTCCGGCGTCTCGATTGTCTTGATCTGGGCGAACGTCGTTCGGCCGCGCGGGTGGAGCTTCTTTTGGACCGCGATCGAGAATGCAACGTCCTCGGACGTAAAGTCCTCGCCGTCGTGCCACTTCACGCCCTCGCGAAGCTTGAATGTATAGGTCAATCCATCGGGTGCCACGTCCCACGAGGTCGCGAGCAGAGGCTGCGGGTTCATATTGTGGTCGAATTCGAGCAATCCTTCCGTCGTTCTCCCGCTGAATGTGATGCTCGACGAGTTCACGAACCCCAGCAGCGTCGGGGGTTCAAACGCCGCGACCATTGTCACTACCCCGCCTCTCTGTGGCGTCGCTGCGCTCGCTGAGCGGGAACGTGTTGCCCCACCAATGCCCAATGCGGGCAAGGAGCATAAACCTGCAACGATGGAACGTCGGTCCAGATTGATCTTCGTCACTGTATTTTCTCCTGTATGGGGGTGACAGATCGCTGGTCGGCAGCCGCACGTTCGAGCCCGTACAATTCCTGCGCCGCCTTCAAAGAGATGAGTTCATTGGCGAGATCGGTCTCGACCATGACGCGATCCCGCCCTTTTGGATCGCCGATACCGCCGCCGCCTGGTGACATGATCAGGACTCGCTCACGGGACGGAATGAAATGCTGGCCCTTGCTCGGCAGCCGGCTACCCGACTTCAGGCCGACATAGCCGGCGCCACCGTCCAACCCGCCTTCAACTCCGCGCGGGGCAAATTTCACCCGCTCGTACGCGCCGCTGAAAAAGAACGGCTCGTCGATGCCGTTTTCCATTTCGATGGTCTGACCGAGACCACCGCGCATGCGGCCGGCGCCACCGCTATCCTGCCGGTACTCCTTGCGCCAAACAATCACCGGCGACATCGATTCGAAGATCTCTATCGGACCGCCGCGCACGCCACTCGGGAATCCGGTCGCCGACAGGCCATCGCGA harbors:
- a CDS encoding ABC transporter substrate-binding protein; translation: MTKINLDRRSIVAGLCSLPALGIGGATRSRSASAATPQRGGVVTMVAAFEPPTLLGFVNSSSITFSGRTTEGLLEFDHNMNPQPLLATSWDVAPDGLTYTFKLREGVKWHDGEDFTSEDVAFSIAVQKKLHPRGRTTFAQIKTIETPDKYTVILHLGKPTPYLLSALSSGESPVVPKHRYGDADPLTHVNNAAPIGTGPYVFREWVRGSHVIWDRNPNYWNKPLPYVDRLVARFISDPAARTIAFETADVDLGYRTPVPYRDVERLKKNPKISFDENGYVYDPPNIIIIEANLENEYLKDLKVRQAIAHCIDRETICKIVFFGNAVPSAAPIVPYHKEFHNSKLSPYPYNVAAAAKLLDEAGYARAGSGMRFTLTMDYTGDDQRVLGEFLRSAMSRAGIGVELRGQDMGTLVKRVYSDRAFALHLASISNLFDPQVGVQRLYWSKNLIKGVPFSNGTAYNNPEVDALLEETAVTLDKQDRIAKWIKIQDIVMRDVPNFPIVMASWLTISQSRVKDHTTNAEGFEGSMARVYLTS
- a CDS encoding Crp/Fnr family transcriptional regulator, with amino-acid sequence MVHGSQRALCGVRHQLDQRLACWLCLACDALDDDVLPVTHDHLSTILGFRRAGVTQTLNLFEEQGLVGKMRGVLQILDRHRLEQRACCCYRRIATADGRTSSPDYAAASLPQSMQR
- the sseA gene encoding 3-mercaptopyruvate sulfurtransferase, giving the protein MKSAGDDPLVSTDWLAARLDDPAIRIIDASYKMPGMLPLPADDFLGAHIPGAVFFDIDAIADQNDQLPHMYPDAAQFEKDISALGISSGDTVITYDSGAWVAAPRAWWMFLSFGHGKVKVLDGGLRKWLREGHPVHSGKVMPDLGCFKAEFDSRFIRNKQQLLRNLETQAEQLIDARPRARFEGIVAEPRPGRRSGHIPGSRNVPYVELFDAETGTMKPLEDLRTAFTHSGIELTKPIVTTCGSGVSAVVLTLALHRLGVRGTAVYDGSWAEWGLPHGPPVATGPG
- a CDS encoding LysR family transcriptional regulator, which codes for MRNSGGPDVASSIDVDRLNLITSFVSVAEHLSFIAAANVIGTSPSTISRKVSRLEDALGLRLFERTTRRVALTEAGRLYHAQCVQIVNHLANADAMIASLNSEPNGQLRVSFPIAFGRLQLSAIISEFLDTYPKVKVEANYTDRFVDLIEESYDAVVRIGSLPDSNLVARKIAANRRLVVASPAYLERQGVPHEPADLVSHRCLRFSRYSASGSVWRFKRDSRIDEIKISGEFRSDSSEAIYETVLRGRGIGLVASYLCNHSIERGDLVLLLPEWTSVPEAGVYVAYSSSRHLAPKIRVFSDFLVRKLKNVPW